The Mustelus asterias chromosome 23, sMusAst1.hap1.1, whole genome shotgun sequence genome window below encodes:
- the mafk gene encoding transcription factor MafK isoform X3, whose translation MTANPKGSKTIKVKKEVSENALSLSDQELVSMTVRELNQHLRGLSKEEIVQLKQRRRTLKNRGYAASCRVKRVTQKEELQRQWSDLQQEVAKLTRENANMRLELDCLHSKYEALQKYARTMTKGPTLPTTSVITIVKSSDS comes from the coding sequence GTCAAGAAGGAAGTCAGTGAAAATGCCCTGAGCCTCAGTGACCAGGAGTTGGTCTCTATGACCGTCCGAGAGCTGAACCAACACCTGCGAGGTCTGAGCAAGGAGGAGATTGTTCAGCTGAAGCAGCGTAGGCGAACACTGAAGAACCGTGGTTATGCAGCCAGCTGCCGGGTCAAGCGTGTGACACAAAAGGAGGAGCTGCAGCGACAGTGGAGCGACCTCCAACAGGAGGTGGCAAAGCTGACCAGAGAGAACGCCAACATGAGGCTGGAACTAGACTGTCTGCACTCCAAGTATGAGGCCCTCCAGAAATATGCCCGCACCATGACCAAGGGCCCCACCCTGCCGACCACCAGCGTCATCACCATCGTCAAGTCATCTGACTCTTAG